The sequence CTTAATGGTTGGAATTTTAAATTATATTTTTGATTAAGACAAACTTATTTTGTATTAACACCCTGTATTATCCTGAGGACGCTGCAACTTACCAAATAAATACGATCCTTTTCTTCTACAAAATCAATTTCAACAGCAGGAGTTATATTTAATTTCTCACGAATCTTCTGTGGGATAGTGACTTGCCCTTTGTTGTAACTCTCATATGTTGTCTCCAGTAATAAGTAA comes from Desulfatiglans sp. and encodes:
- a CDS encoding AbrB/MazE/SpoVT family DNA-binding domain-containing protein, with protein sequence METTYESYNKGQVTIPQKIREKLNITPAVEIDFVEEKDRIYLVSCSVLRIIQGVNTK